Proteins from one Legionella taurinensis genomic window:
- a CDS encoding SOS response-associated peptidase — MTTDANHFMKPVHHRMPVILMKKSKRSGLITRNVIKANYWN; from the coding sequence ATAACGACTGATGCGAATCATTTCATGAAACCCGTGCATCATCGGATGCCTGTGATTTTAATGAAGAAAAGCAAGCGCTCTGGTTTGATAACACGCAATGTAATAAAGGCCAATTATTGGAATTAA
- a CDS encoding helix-turn-helix domain-containing protein — MKKQTDLILLGKQIRKIRKEKGFSQEGFANFIEMNRGYYGTVERGEANMTIINLLKILKGLDVTPNELFPPSTYVNLEKKITKNSAKS; from the coding sequence ATGAAAAAACAAACCGACTTAATTTTACTAGGCAAGCAAATTCGCAAAATCAGAAAAGAAAAAGGTTTTTCTCAAGAGGGTTTTGCCAATTTCATTGAAATGAATCGAGGATACTACGGAACTGTGGAACGTGGCGAAGCCAATATGACCATTATAAATCTTCTAAAAATTCTTAAAGGTTTGGATGTCACACCCAATGAGTTATTTCCGCCCTCAACTTATGTGAACTTGGAGAAGAAAATAACTAAAAACTCAGCCAAATCATGA
- a CDS encoding heme NO-binding domain-containing protein — protein MKGIVFTSLNDMIIEKFGIELWDELVTSLELPSGGSYTAGGTYSDTELQQLIQAIAKRTNQRASVLLESFGEYMFPILSSKYSIFLKKDMTLKEFLKSIDGTIHVEVEKLYPDEKLPTISYEEPAANQLIMLYRSHRRLCHFAMGLIQGAAQHFKKNITINQTHCMLKKDDHCRLEITFE, from the coding sequence ATGAAGGGCATCGTTTTTACCTCATTAAATGACATGATTATAGAAAAATTTGGGATAGAACTATGGGATGAATTAGTCACCTCACTGGAACTTCCTAGTGGCGGTAGTTATACAGCAGGTGGTACTTACTCTGATACAGAGCTTCAGCAATTAATTCAGGCCATAGCGAAGAGGACAAATCAGCGAGCTTCAGTTCTTTTAGAATCCTTTGGTGAATACATGTTTCCTATCTTATCAAGTAAGTACTCAATTTTTTTAAAAAAGGACATGACATTAAAAGAATTTTTAAAAAGTATTGATGGAACAATTCATGTGGAAGTAGAAAAGCTATACCCGGATGAAAAATTACCTACCATTAGCTATGAAGAGCCTGCTGCAAACCAACTGATTATGTTGTATCGATCGCATAGAAGACTCTGTCATTTTGCAATGGGTCTCATCCAGGGAGCAGCTCAACATTTTAAAAAGAACATTACCATTAATCAGACTCACTGCATGTTAAAAAAAGATGATCATTGTCGTTTGGAGATTACCTTTGAGTGA
- a CDS encoding putative bifunctional diguanylate cyclase/phosphodiesterase — protein MIIVVWRLPLSDGKKALFERSYYRERKAREEAELLLENKTRELYLLNQDLEKKNSELVKTLKDLERVQKKLSKLAHFDVLSRLPNRLQFELDLKREIARSKRYSRHLALLSIDLDFFKNVNDRFGHDVGDGLLREVAKRLCSSIREEDCVARLGGDEFAVILTEINNPQQAKLVANNMIQKMGKPFLIKGHTVMIGISIGIACFPDAGDEAITLRKNADIALYNAKECGRNNCQLFTPSLRKQYSKRLGIGTELHLALERQEFFLVYQPRVDLKTNSMVGMEVLLRWQHPKRGVVFPDEFISVAEHFNLIIPIGEWVLQTACRQYVDWKKRYAPFNCTLAINISLHQFQHKAFISSVKHILQEYQMPSDWLELEITEATVVNFLGKIEETLSALRNMGIKLAFDNFGSGYSFLSHLKNSPVQSIKLKQALIEDAHLRENDNLIIKSTIALSKELGLNVVVGGVETEEQLNFLRSSHCLEVQGYYSSKPLTVGQMTQFIEGRNCKGL, from the coding sequence ATGATCATTGTCGTTTGGAGATTACCTTTGAGTGATGGTAAAAAAGCATTATTTGAGCGCTCTTATTATCGCGAAAGAAAAGCTCGCGAGGAAGCTGAATTATTGTTGGAAAATAAGACAAGGGAACTTTATTTACTCAACCAGGATTTGGAAAAAAAGAATTCCGAACTGGTAAAAACGCTAAAAGACCTAGAGAGAGTACAAAAAAAATTATCAAAATTAGCTCATTTTGATGTATTAAGCCGATTACCCAATCGATTGCAGTTTGAACTGGATTTAAAACGCGAGATTGCCAGGTCAAAAAGATATAGCCGTCATCTGGCTCTGTTAAGCATCGATTTGGATTTTTTTAAAAATGTGAATGATCGCTTCGGTCATGATGTCGGTGATGGTCTATTGCGTGAAGTAGCGAAGCGTCTCTGCTCTAGTATTCGTGAAGAAGATTGTGTGGCTCGATTGGGAGGAGATGAGTTTGCTGTTATTTTGACCGAAATTAATAATCCACAACAGGCAAAATTAGTTGCCAATAATATGATTCAAAAGATGGGTAAGCCATTCCTTATTAAAGGCCATACCGTGATGATTGGAATCAGTATAGGAATTGCTTGCTTTCCTGATGCTGGTGATGAGGCAATAACCCTCCGTAAGAATGCCGATATTGCTTTATACAACGCCAAAGAATGTGGCCGCAATAATTGTCAACTCTTCACACCGTCCCTTAGAAAACAATATTCAAAACGCTTGGGAATAGGAACTGAGTTGCATCTTGCCTTAGAGCGACAAGAATTTTTTCTCGTTTATCAGCCCCGGGTTGATTTAAAAACGAATTCTATGGTTGGGATGGAGGTCTTATTACGTTGGCAACATCCAAAGCGGGGTGTTGTTTTTCCTGATGAGTTCATCTCTGTTGCAGAGCATTTTAACTTGATTATTCCAATTGGTGAATGGGTCTTACAAACAGCGTGCAGGCAGTATGTGGATTGGAAAAAGAGATACGCTCCTTTCAATTGTACCTTGGCGATTAATATTTCGCTTCATCAATTTCAACACAAAGCGTTTATTTCCTCTGTTAAGCACATTTTACAGGAATATCAAATGCCATCTGATTGGTTAGAGCTTGAAATTACGGAAGCAACGGTGGTCAATTTTTTGGGAAAAATTGAAGAGACATTAAGTGCGCTTCGCAATATGGGGATAAAACTTGCTTTTGATAATTTTGGCTCAGGGTATTCTTTTTTATCGCACTTAAAAAATTCACCCGTCCAATCCATCAAACTGAAGCAAGCTTTAATTGAAGATGCGCATCTCAGAGAGAATGATAACTTAATTATCAAATCGACGATTGCTTTGTCGAAAGAGTTAGGATTGAATGTCGTTGTGGGTGGTGTCGAAACAGAAGAGCAACTCAATTTTTTACGGTCAAGTCACTGTTTGGAAGTGCAAGGCTATTACAGCAGTAAACCGTTAACAGTGGGACAAATGACACAATTTATCGAGGGAAGGAATTGCAAAGGACTGTAG
- a CDS encoding PHA/PHB synthase family protein, translated as MKGLEKQCCPKERSLTQSQDLQEEVDFSCCVPTDANTSDSLFPFFTRLVQANLAKWTAGISPAAIGSSYSTWFWQLAQSPGVLWELAFYPVFHAKDCINNIVCVERAADGNDVRFKKDSWQPMPWRLFAEGFLQMEDWWRRATTDVPGLPNPVERTVSFWARQCLDALSPSNFVWSNPDLFHEAMRTGGFNLIQGSQIAFEDWLEKLTGTPPKGSEHFIPGQHVAITPGRVVFQNHLMELIQYEAQTKTVYKEPILILPAWIMKYYILDLSPHNSLVKWLVRQGHTVFIISWRNPDKEDCDLGMDDYYRQGAMAAIDAVSTLLPETKINLMGYCLGGTLAMITAAAMGRDKDERLNSLTLLAAQGDFTEAGELMLFVTESQVDFLKSMMREQGYLDTKQMAGSFQMLRAYDLIWSKMVQDYMHGMRRGMIDLTAWNADATRMPYKMHSEYLEKLFLKNDFAEGRYTVEGKPVACENIEWPVFAVSTEKDHVAPWQSVYKIHLMTEGDVTFVLTNGGHNAGIISEPGHPGRSYRVHEQKQGEAYLNPESWLAMAKKREGSWWQEWHEWLVRQNTKKRIPPPVMNLSLLAAPGTYVLQK; from the coding sequence ATGAAGGGACTTGAAAAACAATGCTGTCCTAAGGAAAGGAGCCTCACTCAGAGCCAAGACTTGCAAGAAGAGGTGGATTTTTCTTGTTGTGTTCCGACTGACGCGAACACTTCTGATAGCCTTTTTCCGTTTTTTACTCGATTGGTGCAAGCCAACTTGGCTAAATGGACAGCAGGAATAAGTCCTGCTGCCATTGGCTCTTCCTATTCCACCTGGTTTTGGCAATTAGCCCAATCCCCCGGGGTCTTATGGGAACTTGCTTTTTATCCGGTTTTTCATGCCAAGGATTGCATTAATAATATCGTTTGTGTTGAGCGGGCAGCGGATGGTAACGACGTGCGTTTTAAAAAAGACAGTTGGCAGCCCATGCCTTGGCGTTTATTCGCCGAAGGGTTTTTGCAAATGGAAGATTGGTGGCGACGTGCCACAACGGACGTGCCAGGATTGCCCAACCCGGTGGAACGTACTGTTTCGTTTTGGGCACGCCAATGTCTTGATGCCCTGTCACCTTCCAATTTTGTTTGGTCTAATCCTGATTTATTCCATGAAGCCATGCGCACTGGGGGATTTAATCTTATCCAAGGCAGTCAAATCGCATTCGAGGATTGGTTAGAAAAGTTAACGGGCACACCGCCTAAAGGCTCTGAACATTTTATCCCAGGCCAACACGTGGCCATTACCCCAGGACGAGTGGTGTTCCAAAATCATTTGATGGAATTGATTCAATACGAAGCCCAAACCAAGACGGTATATAAAGAGCCAATACTCATCCTACCTGCCTGGATTATGAAATATTATATTTTGGATTTATCACCGCATAACTCCTTAGTGAAATGGCTTGTAAGGCAGGGACACACTGTATTTATCATCTCTTGGCGCAATCCTGATAAAGAAGACTGTGATTTGGGAATGGACGATTATTATCGGCAAGGCGCAATGGCAGCCATTGATGCGGTATCAACGCTTTTGCCAGAAACAAAAATCAATCTGATGGGTTATTGTTTAGGTGGCACCTTAGCCATGATTACGGCGGCTGCCATGGGAAGAGACAAGGACGAACGTTTGAACAGCCTCACGCTCTTAGCGGCCCAAGGGGATTTTACCGAGGCGGGGGAATTAATGCTTTTTGTGACTGAAAGTCAAGTGGATTTTCTTAAAAGTATGATGAGGGAACAGGGATATCTGGATACTAAGCAAATGGCGGGTTCTTTTCAGATGTTACGCGCTTACGACTTAATATGGTCCAAAATGGTCCAAGATTACATGCATGGAATGCGGCGAGGGATGATTGATTTAACAGCTTGGAATGCGGATGCCACACGGATGCCTTATAAAATGCACAGTGAATACCTTGAAAAACTCTTCTTAAAGAATGATTTTGCCGAAGGGCGTTATACAGTGGAAGGAAAGCCGGTGGCTTGTGAGAACATCGAGTGGCCTGTTTTTGCAGTGAGCACTGAAAAAGACCATGTAGCCCCTTGGCAATCCGTCTATAAAATCCATTTGATGACAGAAGGAGATGTGACCTTTGTTTTGACTAATGGTGGACATAATGCGGGCATCATCAGTGAGCCGGGTCACCCAGGACGCTCTTATCGTGTTCATGAGCAGAAACAAGGCGAGGCGTACTTAAATCCTGAGAGTTGGCTTGCAATGGCAAAGAAGCGAGAGGGCTCCTGGTGGCAAGAATGGCATGAGTGGTTAGTACGGCAGAACACTAAAAAACGCATTCCGCCACCTGTCATGAATCTGTCACTGCTGGCAGCACCAGGAACTTATGTGCTTCAGAAATAA
- the phbB gene encoding acetoacetyl-CoA reductase gives MNQRVALVTGGTGGIGTAICQEMQKLDYQVIACYFKQGNHDLAKEWQKKQAMQGFDIDIIYADISSFNDCEKVTELVIEKYGTIDILVNNAGVTNDATLKKMTQEQWQDVINANLNSVFNMTKTVLSNMLDNSYGRIITISSVNGRKGQFGQCNYAATKAALYGFTKSLAQEVAKKGITVNTVSPGYINTEMLASLRDDILEAIVAQIPVGRLGKPQEIARVVAFLADEQSGFITGANFDVNGGQYM, from the coding sequence GTGAATCAACGAGTTGCTTTAGTCACAGGGGGCACTGGCGGTATTGGTACCGCCATATGCCAAGAAATGCAAAAGTTAGATTATCAAGTCATTGCCTGTTATTTCAAACAGGGCAATCATGACTTAGCGAAAGAGTGGCAGAAAAAACAAGCCATGCAAGGCTTTGATATCGACATTATCTACGCCGATATTTCTTCCTTCAATGATTGTGAGAAAGTGACTGAATTGGTCATCGAAAAATACGGTACAATCGATATTCTAGTGAACAATGCCGGTGTTACAAACGATGCCACTTTGAAAAAGATGACACAAGAACAATGGCAGGATGTCATCAATGCCAATTTAAATAGTGTTTTTAATATGACAAAAACCGTGTTATCCAACATGTTGGATAATAGTTACGGACGTATCATCACCATTTCTTCTGTTAATGGACGCAAAGGTCAATTCGGTCAGTGCAATTACGCCGCCACAAAAGCCGCATTATACGGTTTTACCAAAAGTCTGGCACAAGAAGTCGCAAAGAAAGGAATCACGGTGAATACCGTCTCCCCTGGCTATATTAATACCGAGATGCTCGCCTCTCTGAGGGACGATATTTTAGAAGCGATTGTTGCTCAAATTCCTGTAGGACGATTAGGTAAACCTCAGGAAATTGCTCGTGTTGTTGCTTTCCTTGCGGATGAGCAAAGTGGTTTTATTACTGGTGCTAATTTCGATGTTAATGGTGGGCAATACATGTAA
- a CDS encoding cold-shock protein — translation MTNKIRGKVKWFNKDKGFGFIESSGKDYFVHFSSIQSDGFKILPDGATVLFKMRKGQKGLEAEEVEIIK, via the coding sequence ATGACCAATAAAATTCGTGGTAAAGTTAAATGGTTTAATAAAGACAAGGGATTCGGTTTTATTGAAAGCAGTGGCAAAGACTACTTTGTCCACTTTAGTTCGATTCAAAGTGACGGCTTCAAAATACTTCCCGATGGGGCAACCGTTCTTTTTAAAATGAGAAAAGGACAGAAAGGACTTGAGGCCGAGGAAGTAGAAATTATCAAATAA
- a CDS encoding DUF4258 domain-containing protein, with translation MVTKPSKKTGQELFALIEQKIKDRNYIFVKHAKERQQQRNISDLDVLNILEGKPGYDRKRNKSKDSYESNYIHEKPQDWKYCIEGKDIDGKKTRIILTFTDDLMPIITVINLSEEETP, from the coding sequence ATGGTTACAAAACCTTCTAAAAAAACAGGCCAAGAGCTTTTTGCTTTGATTGAGCAGAAAATTAAAGACAGAAATTATATCTTTGTAAAGCATGCAAAAGAGAGGCAACAACAAAGAAATATTTCAGATCTTGATGTGCTCAATATTTTAGAGGGTAAACCAGGCTATGATAGAAAAAGAAACAAGAGCAAGGATTCTTATGAATCCAACTACATACATGAAAAACCGCAGGATTGGAAATACTGTATTGAAGGTAAAGATATAGATGGGAAAAAAACAAGAATTATTCTTACATTTACTGATGATCTAATGCCCATTATTACAGTGATCAATTTAAGCGAGGAGGAAACACCATGA
- a CDS encoding helix-turn-helix domain-containing protein gives MPIIVNLDVMLAKRKIRSKELSEAIGITEQNLSILKTGKAKAIRLSTLDAICNYLSCQPGDILEYTTDCTE, from the coding sequence ATGCCTATTATAGTAAATTTAGATGTCATGTTAGCTAAACGAAAAATTCGCTCAAAAGAACTTTCAGAAGCAATTGGCATTACGGAACAAAATTTATCAATATTAAAAACCGGTAAGGCTAAGGCAATTCGTTTATCAACTCTGGATGCAATTTGTAATTATTTATCTTGCCAACCAGGAGATATTTTGGAATATACAACAGATTGTACTGAATAG
- a CDS encoding DUF2975 domain-containing protein — translation MEKIQRISLFFRVLFQVLFIALPLFLITAWVKSSGTLVIMGGAINLNYIPAAYANSILHTLSGSEKFLGLCLSSIPMFVQLYILFALINLFKLYEKGEIFSINNVRSIRNIGYALLITQIIDPIYQGAMGFVLTRYNPSGHRFAAITLDQTNIGVVLIALIVILISWIMVEGCKLREEQQLTV, via the coding sequence ATGGAAAAAATTCAACGAATAAGTTTATTTTTCAGAGTGTTATTTCAAGTGTTATTTATTGCTTTACCTCTATTTTTAATTACAGCATGGGTCAAATCGTCAGGAACTCTTGTGATCATGGGTGGGGCTATTAATCTCAATTATATTCCCGCTGCTTATGCTAATAGTATTTTACATACACTGAGTGGCTCAGAGAAATTCTTGGGTTTATGCCTTAGCAGTATTCCAATGTTTGTTCAATTATACATTTTATTTGCGTTAATCAATTTATTTAAGTTATACGAAAAAGGCGAAATCTTCTCCATTAATAATGTTCGCTCTATTCGGAATATCGGATATGCCTTATTAATAACACAAATCATTGATCCCATCTATCAAGGGGCGATGGGCTTTGTCTTAACAAGATATAACCCGTCAGGGCATCGTTTTGCGGCGATAACTTTAGATCAAACAAACATTGGAGTGGTATTAATAGCACTGATTGTAATTCTAATTTCCTGGATTATGGTAGAAGGATGTAAATTACGCGAAGAACAACAGCTGACTGTATAA
- a CDS encoding ankyrin repeat domain-containing protein, giving the protein MPPDTIDYREKLIQNGIKRNLIPPALTNDQCQVLFNKLKFFRISWIGETWQLLAILGDEATYKNVDRKDSYDLNMAHYAVLSGDLQRLNQVLAQRPTLFYQFDAEKRGAAHYAALSGNLVVLQWIKDNKPALLNTIDKAGWTIAHYAAHSGNPKVLRWIKKNHLEALLMDKNARDTFLIAAAHSGNGEQLNLALALCGNPSEINFSRLTAENATALSTLREALQSNYTLTSVVYPYFSELMDEIEKLLEKNEVIILRLNKLSDDFTVLCQQDKTGARTCPLSKDALLALFTTAAQAISPRIPEKDIKAQFYKIYNNSIPLKHDAALAAKGKILDFKIKSETLTGFRVCFINKKVAQLKRHAMSDLKALILKADTFTENDLRQWYLEHQESVNRQTNTLTGFFFKTRETASRALVRNICKDFGFDEQRITANPENDHSGKEAIAVVR; this is encoded by the coding sequence ATGCCCCCAGACACTATTGATTACAGAGAAAAGCTCATCCAAAACGGCATTAAACGGAATTTAATCCCTCCCGCGCTGACTAATGATCAATGCCAGGTGCTGTTTAACAAATTAAAATTTTTCCGCATCTCCTGGATTGGGGAAACATGGCAATTATTGGCGATTCTTGGTGATGAAGCAACGTATAAAAATGTCGATCGAAAAGACAGTTATGATTTGAACATGGCGCATTACGCTGTTTTGTCTGGCGATCTCCAGCGATTGAATCAGGTTCTGGCGCAAAGGCCCACTCTTTTTTATCAATTTGATGCAGAGAAAAGAGGCGCCGCGCATTATGCCGCCCTGTCAGGCAACCTTGTGGTGTTGCAATGGATTAAAGACAATAAGCCTGCCTTATTGAACACAATTGACAAGGCGGGCTGGACTATCGCGCATTATGCCGCACATTCGGGCAACCCTAAGGTATTGCGATGGATTAAAAAAAATCACCTTGAGGCATTATTGATGGATAAGAATGCTCGGGATACTTTCTTAATCGCTGCCGCGCATTCCGGTAATGGAGAGCAACTCAATCTGGCCTTGGCCCTTTGCGGTAACCCCAGCGAAATCAATTTCAGCCGTTTAACCGCTGAAAATGCCACTGCTCTTTCTACTCTGCGCGAGGCGCTTCAAAGCAATTACACATTAACGAGTGTGGTATACCCCTATTTCAGTGAGCTAATGGATGAAATAGAGAAGTTACTTGAAAAGAATGAAGTGATCATTCTTCGACTGAACAAGCTGAGTGACGATTTTACTGTTTTATGTCAACAGGATAAAACAGGTGCGCGAACCTGCCCTTTATCAAAAGACGCGTTATTAGCCCTGTTCACAACGGCTGCCCAGGCCATTTCGCCCCGTATTCCAGAGAAAGACATCAAAGCGCAGTTTTATAAAATCTATAACAACAGCATTCCTTTAAAACATGATGCTGCTTTGGCCGCGAAAGGAAAAATCCTGGACTTTAAAATTAAATCGGAGACATTAACTGGATTTCGCGTCTGTTTTATCAACAAGAAAGTGGCTCAGCTTAAACGGCACGCCATGTCTGATCTTAAGGCATTAATCCTTAAGGCCGATACGTTTACTGAAAACGACTTACGGCAGTGGTATCTGGAGCACCAAGAGTCAGTTAACCGACAAACCAATACCTTGACTGGGTTTTTTTTCAAAACACGTGAAACGGCCTCCCGCGCATTGGTGAGAAACATCTGTAAGGATTTTGGCTTTGATGAGCAACGAATCACGGCTAATCCTGAGAATGATCATTCAGGTAAAGAGGCGATTGCAGTAGTCCGTTAA
- a CDS encoding DVU_2496 family lipoprotein, with product MGLMSFNAWAGDCSQVYTIGAYDEAFESHAVVSKLGAIPASEVPPAIPPSFLENDGSYGGGEVTCSIAEACQLLKTQLASGLLDSKENWHIYLLEAVWGKDTYLLHPNDYRLKHPVKVVALVKNDC from the coding sequence ATGGGTTTAATGTCTTTCAATGCCTGGGCGGGTGATTGCAGTCAGGTTTATACCATTGGCGCTTACGACGAAGCGTTTGAGAGCCATGCTGTGGTTTCAAAACTGGGAGCAATCCCCGCTTCGGAAGTACCGCCTGCAATACCACCCTCGTTTTTAGAAAATGATGGTTCCTATGGGGGTGGGGAAGTAACTTGTTCTATTGCAGAAGCCTGCCAATTACTCAAAACGCAACTGGCATCAGGTTTATTGGACAGTAAGGAAAATTGGCATATCTATCTTCTTGAGGCTGTCTGGGGTAAAGACACTTATTTATTACACCCGAATGATTATCGTCTTAAGCATCCTGTGAAGGTGGTGGCGCTCGTTAAGAACGACTGTTAG
- a CDS encoding aminoglycoside phosphotransferase family protein, which translates to MLKPEELTFITQALGLPHPLKIIKPLGGGDVNSAYQATCGSTRYVVKTINKAKYVQDYAVELEKLMESLRFSEQIASQLSGTGHVMSAYFAGEDCLVQTANDLILLYPELDAVVRENQDLSSSHVQQMAAFLAHLHQTSLQFNEALAQEKFTVYKQIGEKIITLSLWDKLSSCTHPSYFFPKINALSTYLVTHRDRLLNALSALKGTVLCHNDLKPKNVLWENGHFWVVDWETAGLFDPTADYLDTLLAWCTVYDNRSVSLDTTKLQAFMETYPLPTENPLSESLSVVLIKWYFWLAFCLKKLLTNPRKFKTNLWHIRYSIRFICFLMDGAVISRIETQGNPKACNPD; encoded by the coding sequence ATGCTTAAACCGGAGGAACTGACGTTTATAACCCAAGCTTTGGGTTTGCCGCATCCACTCAAAATCATCAAGCCACTCGGCGGCGGCGATGTCAATTCGGCTTATCAGGCAACCTGCGGTTCAACACGTTACGTGGTCAAGACGATTAATAAAGCAAAGTACGTTCAGGATTACGCGGTCGAACTTGAAAAACTGATGGAATCGCTTCGGTTTAGCGAACAGATTGCCTCGCAGTTATCCGGGACAGGGCATGTGATGTCGGCCTATTTCGCGGGAGAGGATTGCCTTGTTCAGACAGCCAATGATTTAATTTTACTCTATCCAGAGCTTGATGCCGTGGTGCGCGAAAATCAGGACCTGTCGAGCAGCCATGTGCAGCAGATGGCTGCGTTTCTCGCTCACCTGCATCAGACGTCCTTGCAGTTTAATGAGGCCTTGGCGCAGGAAAAATTTACCGTCTACAAGCAGATTGGTGAAAAAATTATAACCCTTTCGCTGTGGGATAAACTGTCGTCATGTACTCATCCCTCTTATTTTTTCCCCAAAATCAATGCCCTCTCGACTTACCTCGTAACCCACAGAGATCGGTTACTGAATGCCCTGAGCGCGCTCAAAGGCACCGTCCTTTGTCATAATGATTTAAAACCTAAAAACGTGCTTTGGGAAAACGGCCATTTTTGGGTGGTCGACTGGGAAACGGCGGGCCTGTTTGACCCAACGGCTGATTACCTCGATACGTTGCTCGCCTGGTGCACGGTTTATGATAATCGCAGCGTGTCACTGGATACAACGAAATTGCAGGCATTCATGGAAACCTACCCTCTTCCCACAGAAAACCCGTTGTCTGAAAGCCTCTCCGTTGTTTTAATCAAATGGTATTTCTGGCTCGCCTTCTGCCTGAAGAAGTTGTTGACAAATCCCCGAAAATTCAAGACTAACCTGTGGCATATTCGCTACTCCATTCGCTTTATTTGTTTTTTGATGGATGGGGCGGTTATTTCCAGGATAGAAACACAGGGCAATCCCAAGGCTTGTAACCCAGACTAG
- a CDS encoding HAD-IB family hydrolase → MIEQPGERQPVAIFDFDGTITRKSTTVPFLRFVFGPSVFTKAARQLHALLLYHLNRMALDELNHRIARSFFTNLSRDYLFQQGQLFSDTVLPSLIRDSACQRLNWHKSQGHYCILATAAYDLYMTHWSLSHAFNALVSTKIAFDGNGQATGALEGKSCNGEEKLQQVLQLIGHAPRTVYAYGDSSGDKAILDYATHPYYKYFK, encoded by the coding sequence ATGATTGAGCAACCAGGTGAGAGGCAACCGGTGGCTATTTTTGATTTTGACGGGACCATCACGCGAAAAAGCACCACCGTGCCGTTTCTGCGCTTTGTCTTTGGTCCCTCTGTCTTTACCAAAGCGGCGCGTCAATTGCACGCGTTGCTGTTATATCACCTCAATCGCATGGCGCTTGATGAGTTAAACCACCGCATCGCCCGCTCCTTTTTTACCAACCTCTCCCGCGATTATCTTTTTCAGCAGGGTCAACTGTTCTCGGACACCGTGCTGCCTTCCTTGATAAGGGACAGCGCCTGTCAACGCTTAAACTGGCATAAAAGCCAGGGCCATTATTGCATCCTGGCTACGGCGGCCTACGATTTGTACATGACGCATTGGTCACTCAGTCATGCGTTTAATGCCCTGGTTTCCACAAAAATTGCCTTTGATGGAAACGGGCAGGCCACCGGGGCCCTGGAAGGAAAAAGTTGTAATGGTGAAGAAAAACTGCAACAGGTTCTTCAATTAATCGGTCATGCGCCCCGAACCGTTTATGCATATGGCGACAGCAGCGGGGACAAGGCCATCCTTGATTATGCGACCCATCCTTACTATAAGTACTTTAAATAA